One window of Dehalobacterium formicoaceticum genomic DNA carries:
- a CDS encoding sensor histidine kinase: MDQNYTVLRHNQHPEISASPQRPKCYQICYRCHGYLQLCPVGEAFIQGESITKELISADQQKIYLVSAYPVRTGQEKVSNMVLYIQDITEKRLLEYKLFESAKMASIGELAAGVAHELNSTLTAIIGNSDLLLRKPLSEDKSTKLLTDIRNCGQRSKKIIQNLLTFSRQDNVALETVLINDVVKNSLSLISYQIEKNNITIQENYLRNIPPLLGNKLQLEQVVINFLLNARDALQKSENGTITVSTTLTDDIKTRTTWAVVTVEDNGEGISKKNLNKIFQPFFTLRAQTGGTGLGLPLSLGIAQTHGGRIEVWSELGKGSKFSLMLPL; the protein is encoded by the coding sequence ATGGATCAGAACTACACCGTCTTAAGACACAACCAGCATCCGGAGATCTCTGCCTCTCCCCAACGACCGAAATGTTATCAGATCTGTTATCGCTGTCACGGCTACCTGCAGCTCTGTCCCGTGGGAGAGGCCTTTATCCAGGGCGAATCCATCACCAAGGAGCTGATCAGTGCTGATCAGCAAAAGATTTATCTTGTTTCTGCTTACCCTGTCAGAACCGGTCAGGAAAAAGTCAGTAATATGGTGCTCTATATTCAAGATATCACGGAAAAACGGTTGCTGGAATACAAGCTCTTTGAATCGGCAAAAATGGCTTCCATTGGGGAGCTGGCCGCAGGAGTGGCTCATGAGTTGAACAGTACCCTGACCGCAATTATTGGCAACTCCGATTTACTTTTAAGGAAACCCCTCTCGGAAGATAAATCCACTAAGCTCCTGACTGATATCAGAAACTGCGGCCAGCGCAGCAAAAAAATCATCCAAAACCTGCTCACCTTTTCCCGACAGGATAATGTAGCCTTAGAAACTGTGCTAATTAATGATGTGGTAAAAAACAGTCTATCCCTTATTTCTTATCAGATTGAAAAAAATAATATTACCATTCAAGAAAACTATCTGAGAAATATTCCTCCTTTGCTGGGTAACAAGCTCCAATTGGAGCAGGTGGTGATTAATTTTCTTTTGAATGCCCGGGACGCATTACAAAAAAGCGAAAATGGCACCATTACGGTCAGCACCACCCTTACCGACGATATTAAAACAAGAACCACCTGGGCGGTGGTGACTGTGGAAGATAACGGCGAAGGCATTTCTAAAAAAAATTTGAATAAAATCTTTCAACCGTTTTTTACCTTGAGGGCCCAGACAGGAGGTACAGGGCTGGGACTTCCCCTCAGCCTGGGTATAGCCCAAACCCATGGAGGCAGGATTGAGGTCTGGAG
- a CDS encoding DUF4179 domain-containing protein translates to MPEIENMLKKQGKEFNHIEPPPEMEERLRTALESTAKRKHPRKMWFPKAAVVIIALFLFGYQFDTFAYYGKKLLGYDQVLTGTLKELNELGEGQSIGKSYTFKNGVSVTLDGIMLDDNQMLVFYTVKDPRGQMDESDFLIPMSLKGLFKEYQMQSGQGDMNEEKTEMKNMFQFQPPLFFERKLTLSFSLEENNQREFGEIPFSLDWDKAMGHSIRKPLRNVLAVDGIKIRFDSLTASPTTTVIKGQIQSIWELAQDKMKGERIRPENMGLKLLANGKEVPGQSSGMRTDMKGITFHQEFDALPRDLQELQLQLVSFAADHDVHEQVELNIKETEKSLEILGQKIVINEVFHKNGDTFIKITTEENVLFTQIDLIIDNKKADLIETTSDQYDKKPDGTILHTRILHFPGSGSKLELDIKSMKYEKKYDLTIDIPLDS, encoded by the coding sequence TTGCCGGAAATTGAAAATATGCTCAAAAAGCAAGGAAAAGAATTTAACCACATAGAGCCGCCGCCGGAAATGGAAGAACGGCTGCGTACTGCTCTTGAAAGCACTGCCAAGAGAAAACATCCGAGAAAAATGTGGTTCCCAAAGGCGGCAGTGGTTATTATTGCATTATTTCTTTTTGGTTACCAATTTGATACCTTTGCCTATTACGGAAAAAAATTGTTGGGGTATGATCAAGTCCTGACCGGAACCTTAAAGGAATTGAACGAATTAGGTGAGGGACAGTCCATCGGCAAAAGCTACACATTTAAAAACGGGGTAAGTGTTACCCTGGACGGCATCATGTTGGACGATAACCAAATGCTGGTTTTCTACACCGTGAAGGATCCGAGGGGTCAGATGGATGAATCAGATTTTCTCATCCCCATGTCGCTAAAAGGATTATTCAAGGAATACCAAATGCAAAGCGGCCAGGGAGACATGAATGAGGAAAAAACGGAAATGAAAAACATGTTTCAATTTCAGCCTCCCCTTTTCTTTGAAAGGAAACTAACACTTTCTTTTTCTTTGGAAGAAAACAATCAAAGAGAGTTTGGGGAAATTCCCTTTTCCTTGGACTGGGATAAGGCCATGGGACATAGCATCAGAAAGCCTCTCCGAAACGTTCTGGCGGTTGACGGAATTAAAATACGCTTTGATTCTCTAACTGCCTCCCCTACGACAACAGTGATTAAAGGGCAGATCCAAAGCATTTGGGAATTAGCCCAGGATAAAATGAAAGGTGAACGCATAAGACCCGAAAATATGGGCCTCAAACTTCTGGCTAACGGCAAAGAAGTTCCCGGTCAAAGCAGCGGCATGAGGACAGATATGAAAGGAATCACCTTCCATCAGGAATTTGATGCTTTGCCCAGAGATTTACAGGAGCTGCAGCTTCAACTGGTGAGTTTTGCCGCTGACCATGATGTCCATGAGCAAGTGGAGTTGAATATTAAAGAGACGGAAAAAAGTCTGGAAATCCTGGGCCAAAAGATAGTTATTAATGAAGTATTTCATAAAAATGGGGACACGTTTATCAAAATCACAACTGAAGAAAATGTGCTCTTCACCCAGATAGACCTGATCATAGACAACAAAAAGGCAGATCTGATAGAAACAACCTCGGACCAATACGATAAAAAACCGGACGGAACCATTCTCCACACCAGGATACTGCATTTTCCAGGTTCAGGCAGTAAACTGGAATTGGATATTAAGAGCATGAAATATGAAAAAAAATATGATCTAACGATTGACATTCCCCTTGATTCATAG
- a CDS encoding RNA polymerase sigma factor: MDATPVDVALVKEAKKGNKDALVRLIMDEKQEYFRLAYAYTKNQADALDALADMIVILYEKISQLKNEARFDTWSRTILVNCCKDILRKKKKIIPFGQLPEISHEGEFRRKDEEIMLDSALAKLSRKHQEVLKLRFFLDFDYQTIADILKIPVGTVKSRISIGLAKLKVILGGEDFAGN, from the coding sequence GTGGATGCGACTCCGGTAGATGTAGCCCTGGTCAAGGAAGCAAAAAAAGGTAACAAGGATGCCCTGGTCCGATTAATCATGGATGAAAAACAAGAATATTTTCGGCTGGCCTATGCTTATACCAAAAATCAGGCTGATGCTTTGGATGCTTTGGCAGATATGATTGTCATTTTGTATGAAAAAATATCACAATTAAAGAATGAAGCACGGTTTGACACTTGGAGCCGCACCATTTTGGTTAATTGTTGCAAAGATATTTTGCGAAAGAAGAAAAAAATTATTCCTTTTGGTCAATTGCCTGAAATATCCCATGAAGGAGAATTCCGTAGGAAAGACGAGGAAATCATGCTGGACTCTGCCCTTGCCAAGTTGAGTCGGAAACATCAGGAAGTCTTGAAGCTCCGTTTTTTCCTGGACTTTGATTACCAAACGATAGCCGATATCTTAAAAATACCGGTGGGTACGGTTAAATCCCGCATATCTATTGGTCTTGCAAAACTGAAAGTTATTCTGGGAGGTGAAGATTTTGCCGGAAATTGA
- a CDS encoding ABC transporter ATP-binding protein, which produces MEQVLIKTHQLTKRYGTVPVVNALNLEVKRGEIFGFLGPNGSGKTTTIKMLTGLLEPSAGEAYICGYDIKKQPTEAKALMAYVPDQPKVYGKLSAREFLQLVASLYRMPKAIGAQRAEMLLEMFGLSDRADELLEGYSHGMRQKVVLSSALIHQPQVILLDEPTVGLDPASARLLKDILQELAKQGAAVLVSTHILEIAEHMCHRVGILKAGKLIAQGSPEELRQMAGHTGESLEDIFLELTGGQENDELLKSLGGDSQ; this is translated from the coding sequence ATGGAACAGGTCCTGATCAAAACTCATCAGCTGACGAAACGATACGGCACAGTCCCGGTGGTCAACGCCCTTAACCTTGAGGTTAAAAGAGGAGAAATCTTTGGTTTTCTGGGACCTAATGGGTCCGGGAAAACCACGACCATTAAAATGCTGACCGGCCTGCTGGAGCCCAGTGCAGGAGAGGCTTATATCTGTGGTTACGATATTAAAAAGCAGCCCACTGAAGCCAAAGCACTGATGGCTTATGTCCCGGATCAGCCCAAAGTATACGGAAAACTTTCGGCACGGGAGTTTTTGCAGCTGGTGGCCTCCCTTTACCGTATGCCCAAAGCTATCGGCGCCCAGCGAGCGGAGATGTTGTTGGAGATGTTTGGCCTTTCAGACCGGGCCGACGAACTCTTGGAAGGTTATTCCCACGGCATGCGCCAAAAAGTGGTGTTGTCTTCGGCCTTGATTCATCAACCCCAAGTAATCCTCCTGGATGAACCCACCGTTGGCCTTGATCCGGCCAGCGCCCGCTTGCTCAAGGATATCCTGCAAGAATTGGCAAAACAGGGAGCGGCCGTTTTGGTCTCCACCCATATTCTTGAGATTGCCGAGCACATGTGTCACCGGGTGGGCATTCTTAAGGCAGGAAAACTGATCGCCCAAGGCAGTCCGGAGGAATTGCGTCAAATGGCCGGTCACACCGGAGAGAGCCTGGAAGATATCTTCCTTGAACTTACCGGGGGCCAGGAAAATGATGAATTGCTCAAGAGTCTGGGGGGAGATAGCCAGTGA
- a CDS encoding GAF domain-containing protein encodes MKLIAERSHLAEINDVIEELTRQNKRLTIINRIAQSINVEMSYDEIIHQVAGPLKKVLPYDLLSFCLIENNQLIIKSGIPKDQKILGEGWVLHAENSAPWKAIHDKHCFLRQDIPNDPHQYQEDEDLLSLPIRSAIMAPLLVNNEVIGALNFGSKNTYAYREQDFLFVQQLADQLAVCLKNTQLF; translated from the coding sequence ATGAAACTCATAGCCGAAAGAAGCCATCTGGCCGAAATCAATGATGTTATCGAGGAACTCACCAGGCAAAATAAACGGTTAACCATCATTAACCGCATTGCCCAAAGCATCAATGTGGAAATGTCCTATGATGAAATCATCCATCAGGTTGCCGGACCTTTGAAAAAGGTATTACCTTACGATCTATTAAGCTTTTGTCTCATTGAAAACAATCAGTTGATTATTAAATCCGGTATCCCCAAGGATCAAAAAATTTTAGGGGAGGGATGGGTGCTTCATGCTGAAAATTCAGCCCCTTGGAAAGCAATCCATGACAAGCACTGTTTCTTGCGTCAGGATATCCCCAACGACCCGCATCAATATCAGGAGGATGAGGATTTACTTTCTCTTCCTATCCGTTCCGCCATTATGGCACCTCTTTTGGTTAATAATGAAGTCATCGGTGCTCTTAACTTCGGCAGCAAAAACACCTATGCCTACCGGGAGCAGGATTTTCTTTTTGTTCAGCAATTAGCGGATCAATTAGCCGTATGCCTCAAAAACACTCAGCTTTTTTAA
- a CDS encoding putative ABC transporter permease subunit: MKINLPPPLESPPPAQSFLDDLMLLTKNQMRVTWNKWHHRPKKTLVLIGLLLVWVLSFIFYLGSLAYGAIGNVPYEFGQGLLSLIFMSGLAAQIFFGITAAFASLYMSEDLELLFMAPVSLKAVFAVKSLSVLVSNFIIAVLFVLLPGIFYGLLFQAPGFFYPIVLLVALGLLAIGTALAELLNLLVMRIVPPHRSKEAVGFIGALAGIIIALLFQIPNMMMERGEQLDLASWLAGNAQFLDAMNFFPWGWGAKALVDAMSGHVPGALGWSLLILLVGVLLFGFAFSFVERGFRRGFISLSQGGGGRRPKKKGKGKEQITTTPLTEKVLAHQLLAVKPGEEIGYGKVSRFAGIWAVAKKDLLYLKRDTREWFGYLTPLIIMAFFIAQYLFGGSEGSRASLITIFIIYTVMFSGNMALQSFGREGESDWLLNSVPLAGWPVVLGKLLGAVLPTLVLMEAMLVGTGIAVRLSFQVLIALAVGAVFLSLGSSAIGLFYSINNSRYNPERPQQRIAPGASLFMYLINLVFIMFLAIGITYMLRPAELIAVLELFPPATFEGGFLSAVIYGLYLLSRPLFWPAWMGMLTGILVTGGVWSVMFFGFIAATVRQSRKGFRVELVTGKKKKKKKRKESK, from the coding sequence GTGAAGATTAATTTACCTCCTCCCCTAGAGTCTCCGCCGCCTGCTCAATCCTTTCTTGATGACTTGATGCTCCTCACAAAAAATCAAATGCGGGTAACCTGGAACAAATGGCATCATCGACCTAAGAAGACTTTGGTTTTAATAGGTTTACTTTTGGTTTGGGTGCTTAGTTTTATTTTTTATTTAGGTTCTTTGGCTTATGGTGCCATCGGCAATGTACCATATGAATTTGGTCAGGGTTTACTCAGCCTGATATTTATGAGCGGTTTGGCGGCCCAAATCTTTTTTGGCATTACGGCGGCTTTTGCTTCCCTTTATATGTCCGAAGATCTGGAGCTGTTATTTATGGCGCCGGTGTCCCTTAAGGCGGTTTTTGCCGTGAAGTCCCTGAGTGTATTGGTCAGCAATTTTATTATTGCCGTGCTTTTTGTGCTGTTACCGGGAATTTTTTATGGTTTGCTGTTTCAGGCTCCAGGGTTCTTTTACCCGATTGTCCTCCTTGTCGCCTTAGGGTTGCTGGCTATTGGTACCGCCCTGGCCGAACTGCTGAACCTATTGGTGATGCGCATCGTTCCGCCTCATCGCAGCAAAGAGGCCGTTGGCTTCATTGGGGCTTTGGCGGGAATTATCATTGCGCTCCTGTTTCAAATTCCCAATATGATGATGGAGCGGGGAGAACAACTGGATCTCGCCTCCTGGCTGGCCGGTAATGCTCAATTCCTTGATGCCATGAACTTCTTTCCCTGGGGATGGGGCGCCAAGGCCTTAGTTGACGCCATGTCAGGCCATGTGCCGGGTGCACTGGGCTGGAGCTTACTCATCTTGTTGGTGGGAGTTTTGCTTTTTGGCTTCGCCTTCAGCTTTGTTGAACGGGGCTTCCGGCGGGGATTTATTTCTTTAAGCCAGGGAGGAGGCGGCCGTCGCCCCAAGAAGAAAGGAAAGGGCAAAGAGCAAATAACGACAACCCCCTTAACGGAAAAGGTTCTTGCGCATCAGCTATTGGCAGTTAAACCGGGGGAGGAAATTGGGTATGGGAAGGTCTCACGATTCGCCGGCATCTGGGCGGTGGCCAAGAAGGATTTACTCTATTTAAAACGGGATACCCGGGAGTGGTTTGGCTATTTAACTCCCCTGATTATCATGGCCTTCTTTATTGCCCAGTATCTCTTTGGTGGTTCGGAGGGGTCACGTGCTTCACTGATTACTATTTTTATCATCTATACAGTGATGTTCAGCGGCAATATGGCTCTCCAGTCCTTCGGCCGGGAAGGTGAATCTGACTGGTTGCTGAACTCGGTGCCTCTGGCCGGTTGGCCGGTGGTCTTGGGCAAATTATTAGGTGCGGTGCTGCCCACCTTAGTGCTGATGGAAGCGATGCTGGTGGGAACCGGGATCGCCGTCAGGCTGAGCTTTCAGGTACTTATTGCCTTGGCTGTGGGGGCGGTCTTTCTTTCCCTGGGTTCAAGCGCTATCGGTCTTTTTTATTCCATCAACAACAGCCGTTATAATCCGGAGAGACCCCAGCAGCGCATTGCCCCGGGTGCCTCCCTGTTTATGTATCTGATTAATCTGGTCTTCATCATGTTTCTGGCCATAGGGATCACCTATATGCTCCGTCCCGCTGAATTAATCGCTGTTTTGGAACTGTTTCCTCCCGCAACCTTCGAAGGAGGTTTTCTGTCCGCGGTCATTTATGGACTCTACCTTTTAAGCAGACCCTTGTTTTGGCCCGCCTGGATGGGGATGCTCACAGGGATCCTGGTTACCGGGGGTGTGTGGTCCGTGATGTTTTTCGGTTTTATAGCAGCTACTGTGCGCCAAAGCCGGAAAGGCTTCAGGGTGGAGCTGGTGACCGGTAAGAAAAAGAAAAAGAAAAAGAGAAAGGAAAGCAAATGA
- a CDS encoding SWIM zinc finger family protein — MSDYGFPKYVSAAEKKAKAEKSLKKLKKNNPDLEPVIIEGRTLAKSWWGKAWNLNLESYADYSNRIARGKSYVRSNAVLDLKISKGRVAARVQGSRAKPYDTEIRIDILDSTKWHEILKLCNHRIDTLEQLIEGKFPKELEILFTDKRYSMFPSPKEIHFNCSCPDYASMCKHVAAALYGIGARLDQSPLLFFELRDIDGRELIQKSMEQKLDSMLKNAGRKSEREIAPKDISNIFGL; from the coding sequence ATGAGCGATTATGGATTTCCCAAATATGTATCGGCTGCGGAAAAAAAGGCTAAAGCAGAAAAATCACTGAAAAAATTGAAGAAGAATAATCCGGATCTGGAACCCGTCATCATAGAGGGCAGGACCTTGGCCAAAAGCTGGTGGGGAAAGGCGTGGAACCTAAATCTGGAGAGCTATGCAGATTACAGCAACCGAATCGCCAGAGGAAAAAGCTATGTTCGGAGCAATGCTGTGTTGGATCTAAAGATATCGAAAGGGAGAGTAGCGGCCAGGGTACAGGGGAGCAGGGCTAAACCCTATGATACGGAGATTCGCATTGATATTCTGGACAGCACGAAATGGCACGAAATTTTGAAGTTATGCAATCATAGAATCGATACTTTGGAACAGTTGATCGAAGGCAAATTTCCGAAGGAATTAGAGATTTTATTCACGGATAAAAGGTATTCTATGTTTCCATCCCCCAAGGAAATACATTTTAATTGCAGCTGTCCTGATTACGCCAGTATGTGCAAACATGTGGCGGCAGCATTGTATGGTATCGGTGCCAGATTGGATCAGAGTCCGCTGCTGTTTTTTGAGCTGAGAGATATCGACGGGCGGGAGCTGATCCAAAAATCCATGGAGCAGAAGCTTGATAGCATGCTAAAAAATGCAGGCAGGAAAAGCGAACGGGAAATTGCGCCTAAGGATATCTCGAATATTTTTGGTTTGTAA
- a CDS encoding flavodoxin, whose product MKKITTIFMSLMLIFSLTACGNSKQAENTTPMPSSEQERETTSALAGSEKTKGTNGKTLVVYFSATGNTEEVANYIAAATGAELFEIEPVEPYSKEDLDWRNEDSRVFYEHDHPDARDVELVTTTVPDWASYDTVYLGYPIWWGNAAWPVDGFIEGTDFTGKTVVPFCTSSSSGLGESDELLKKLAGTGNWLAGERFQLNSSEETVKAWIEDLGL is encoded by the coding sequence ATGAAAAAAATAACAACCATCTTTATGAGTCTGATGCTGATATTCAGCCTTACGGCTTGCGGCAACAGTAAGCAGGCAGAGAATACCACCCCTATGCCATCTTCCGAACAAGAAAGAGAAACCACCTCTGCTCTTGCCGGCTCAGAAAAAACGAAAGGCACAAATGGCAAAACGCTTGTTGTTTACTTTTCAGCAACCGGTAATACAGAAGAGGTCGCAAATTACATTGCAGCAGCTACTGGGGCAGAGCTCTTTGAAATAGAACCGGTGGAGCCGTACAGCAAGGAGGATTTGGACTGGAGAAACGAAGACAGTCGGGTTTTTTATGAACATGATCATCCCGATGCCAGAGATGTAGAACTTGTGACGACAACAGTTCCTGATTGGGCGTCCTATGATACGGTTTACTTAGGTTATCCTATCTGGTGGGGGAATGCAGCATGGCCGGTGGATGGTTTTATCGAAGGGACTGATTTTACGGGGAAAACAGTGGTGCCTTTCTGTACTTCTTCAAGCTCCGGTTTGGGTGAAAGCGACGAGCTGCTGAAGAAATTGGCGGGAACAGGAAACTGGCTGGCAGGTGAGCGGTTCCAATTAAACTCCTCAGAAGAGACTGTGAAGGCTTGGATAGAAGATTTGGGATTATAA
- a CDS encoding DEAD/DEAH box helicase yields MPRIIKKDDRKLNAYFTSSGFVIEEELLELELEPEPEPEDPIKSWMKQFKEDKYSALFHLGFQKRGKWFSPALEYLHHIVELLIRKISQQADLEISRDAVQADLQNDEVERLKEEIPFAIGMEYIDADWIRKLWESLFTVFRTEIRDYDGTVNRYFAEYNSNINVAGRVFFHLVENVENVANNVEHENKEGRFPFAFMATYSTKPVKSKRAVHTPLKNALEEFKGEEKKLLNLISTVIKAAEKSSFISELLESGELFSPLKLTTDEAYIVLKEMQLYEEAGIMCRVPDWWRKRSNSIRLTITVGEKEPSKVGLDAIMDFSPTFKIGDESLTVEELREFQNMAEGLIQYKGKWVDVSKDKLDALLQAFEKVKSYGEEGELSLRDALRLEWKGNELLDTSAQEIEEVSVNNGQWLKAIKEKLTHPAALRSLSSVPSVASVPSFHGSLRPYQSTGYQWLNQMFELRLGACLADDMGLGKTVQIIAYLEDARVHSGGQALLILPASLIGNWQKEIDKFAPEMSYQILHKSELKAKEEIKIKEDCFLSITTYGMAVRLEELKNRKWDYLILDEAQAIKNPGTKQTKAIKQIPAMMRIGMTGTPIENRLGDLWSLFDFLNQGLLGTAKEFTNFTKELGDHPSGYMRLRKMIQPFILRRMKTDKSIISDLPDKLEMNAYTTLSKKQIVLYQQLIRQMEKELMDAEGIARKGLVLSGIMKFKQICNHPDQYMGREEFKPEQSGKFEQLREICETIREKRERVLVFTQFREMTEPISDFLAGIFNKKGFVLHGGTSVKRRNEIVSEFNGEQYIPYMVLSLKAGGVGLNLTAANHVIHFDRWWNPAVENQATDRAFRIGQRNNVMVHKFVTKSTIEEKIDEILTEKRKLSGDILSAEGEQWITEYNNEELMKLFALGGDKV; encoded by the coding sequence ATGCCACGGATAATAAAAAAAGATGATCGGAAATTAAACGCCTATTTCACATCTTCCGGCTTTGTTATTGAAGAGGAACTATTAGAGTTAGAATTAGAACCAGAACCAGAACCAGAGGATCCCATCAAGTCCTGGATGAAGCAATTCAAGGAAGACAAATACAGTGCCTTGTTTCACCTTGGCTTTCAGAAAAGGGGAAAGTGGTTTTCGCCTGCCCTCGAATATCTCCATCATATTGTAGAGCTGCTCATTAGAAAAATCAGCCAACAGGCGGATCTCGAAATCAGCCGGGATGCTGTTCAGGCTGATTTGCAAAATGATGAGGTGGAAAGGCTTAAGGAGGAAATTCCCTTTGCGATTGGCATGGAATATATCGATGCGGACTGGATTCGAAAGCTTTGGGAATCATTGTTTACTGTTTTCCGGACGGAAATCAGGGACTATGATGGTACCGTTAACAGGTACTTTGCGGAATATAACTCCAATATTAATGTGGCAGGCAGGGTATTTTTTCACTTGGTCGAAAATGTTGAAAATGTCGCAAATAATGTTGAGCATGAGAATAAGGAAGGAAGATTCCCTTTTGCTTTTATGGCCACTTATTCAACCAAACCGGTCAAGAGTAAGCGGGCAGTACACACACCTTTGAAAAATGCCTTAGAAGAATTTAAAGGCGAGGAAAAGAAGCTGCTTAACCTCATTTCAACAGTCATCAAGGCGGCAGAAAAGAGCAGCTTTATCTCAGAATTGCTGGAAAGCGGGGAATTATTCTCACCCCTAAAGCTCACTACTGATGAAGCATACATTGTTTTAAAGGAGATGCAGCTTTATGAGGAGGCCGGCATCATGTGCCGGGTTCCGGATTGGTGGCGCAAAAGGAGTAACTCTATCCGGCTTACGATTACAGTGGGAGAAAAAGAACCGTCCAAGGTGGGGTTGGATGCTATTATGGATTTTTCACCTACTTTTAAAATCGGAGATGAGTCCCTTACCGTTGAGGAATTAAGGGAGTTTCAGAATATGGCGGAAGGACTTATCCAATACAAAGGCAAATGGGTTGATGTCAGTAAAGATAAGTTGGATGCCCTGCTTCAGGCTTTTGAGAAGGTAAAGAGCTATGGGGAAGAGGGTGAATTATCTCTTAGGGATGCTCTCAGGCTTGAATGGAAGGGGAATGAGCTATTAGATACATCGGCCCAGGAGATAGAAGAGGTGTCCGTTAACAATGGGCAATGGCTCAAAGCCATAAAAGAGAAGCTGACGCACCCGGCAGCATTACGGTCGCTATCTTCTGTACCTTCCGTAGCTTCCGTACCTTCCTTCCATGGATCCCTTAGGCCTTATCAAAGTACCGGTTATCAGTGGCTTAATCAAATGTTTGAGTTGAGATTAGGGGCTTGTCTGGCGGATGATATGGGATTGGGCAAGACCGTTCAGATCATTGCCTATCTGGAAGATGCCAGGGTTCATTCCGGAGGACAGGCCTTGTTGATTTTGCCGGCCTCTCTGATTGGCAACTGGCAGAAGGAAATTGATAAATTCGCACCGGAAATGTCGTACCAGATACTGCATAAGAGTGAATTAAAAGCTAAAGAAGAGATCAAGATTAAAGAAGATTGTTTTCTGTCTATTACCACTTATGGCATGGCAGTCCGGCTGGAAGAGCTTAAAAACAGAAAGTGGGATTACCTGATTTTGGATGAGGCCCAAGCCATTAAGAATCCCGGCACTAAACAGACCAAAGCGATTAAGCAGATTCCGGCGATGATGAGGATTGGGATGACGGGAACGCCTATTGAAAATCGATTAGGTGATTTATGGTCTTTGTTTGATTTTTTGAATCAAGGGCTTTTGGGCACTGCCAAGGAATTTACGAATTTTACGAAAGAGCTGGGGGATCATCCGAGCGGGTATATGAGACTGCGTAAAATGATACAGCCTTTTATCCTTAGAAGGATGAAAACAGATAAAAGTATCATCTCAGATCTGCCTGATAAATTGGAAATGAACGCATACACTACCCTGTCCAAAAAGCAAATTGTTCTTTATCAACAGCTGATTCGTCAAATGGAAAAGGAACTGATGGACGCTGAAGGCATTGCCCGAAAAGGGCTTGTTTTATCCGGCATTATGAAGTTCAAACAGATTTGTAATCATCCGGACCAATATATGGGACGGGAGGAATTTAAGCCGGAACAAAGCGGCAAGTTTGAACAGTTGCGGGAAATTTGTGAAACGATTCGGGAGAAACGGGAGCGGGTTCTTGTCTTTACTCAATTTCGGGAAATGACGGAGCCAATTTCCGATTTTCTGGCGGGAATATTCAATAAAAAAGGTTTTGTGCTTCATGGAGGTACCTCGGTGAAAAGACGAAATGAGATTGTTAGCGAGTTTAATGGAGAACAATATATTCCCTATATGGTGCTATCGCTAAAAGCAGGCGGTGTCGGACTGAATCTGACGGCAGCCAACCATGTGATTCATTTTGACAGATGGTGGAATCCGGCGGTTGAAAATCAAGCCACCGATCGGGCTTTTCGTATTGGACAGCGGAATAATGTTATGGTGCATAAGTTTGTTACCAAAAGTACGATAGAAGAGAAGATCGACGAGATTTTGACAGAGAAACGGAAACTGTCCGGGGACATTTTGAGTGCCGAGGGTGAGCAGTGGATTACCGAGTATAACAATGAAGAATTAATGAAGCTATTCGCATTGGGCGGTGATAAAGTATGA
- a CDS encoding flavodoxin family protein gives MKVVAFNGSPKKDGNTACALKIIGEELVNNDIDFEIVQVGNKNIRGCIGCFLCMKNKDEKCALNDNDEVNDWIQKMKSADGIILGSPVYFSGISGTMKCFLDRAMYVASANDRMLRYKVGASFVAVRRSGGVTTVNGLNQYITYAEMIMPTSNYWNVIYGAAPGEAENDIEGKQIARILGKNMAWLIKVIDAGKKTIPIPEKEPKERMSFIR, from the coding sequence ATGAAGGTAGTGGCCTTTAACGGCAGTCCCAAGAAAGACGGTAATACGGCCTGTGCATTGAAAATTATCGGTGAAGAACTGGTTAATAACGATATTGATTTTGAAATTGTGCAGGTAGGGAACAAAAATATTCGAGGATGTATTGGTTGTTTTTTGTGCATGAAGAACAAAGACGAAAAATGCGCTCTCAATGATAATGATGAAGTAAATGATTGGATCCAAAAAATGAAATCGGCTGACGGGATTATTCTTGGTTCCCCGGTTTACTTTTCCGGAATTTCCGGCACCATGAAATGCTTCTTGGACAGGGCGATGTATGTTGCATCAGCTAATGACAGAATGTTAAGATATAAGGTAGGGGCCAGCTTTGTAGCGGTCAGACGCTCGGGCGGGGTCACAACAGTTAATGGTTTAAATCAATATATCACATATGCGGAAATGATCATGCCGACCTCAAACTATTGGAATGTTATTTATGGAGCCGCTCCGGGTGAAGCCGAAAATGATATAGAAGGAAAACAGATTGCCCGAATTCTGGGCAAAAATATGGCTTGGCTGATTAAAGTAATTGATGCTGGGAAAAAAACCATCCCAATTCCAGAAAAGGAACCAAAGGAGCGGATGAGTTTTATCCGATAA